From the genome of Winogradskyella forsetii, one region includes:
- the fbp gene encoding class 1 fructose-bisphosphatase, giving the protein MSKRNQTLGEFIIENQNAFKYSSGELSKLINSIRLAAKVVNHEVNKAGLVDIIGAAGDTNIQGEDQQKLDVYANEKFIQTLTKRNIVCGIASEEEDDFITINSQDENHQNKYVVLIDPLDGSSNIDVNVSVGTIFSIYRRVTPLGTPVTIDDFLQKGIQQVAAGYVVYGTSTMLVYTTGHGVNGFTLNPAIGSYYLSHPNMQFPEDGHIYSVNEGNYADFPMGIKKYIKYCQEDVDDRPYTSRYIGSLVSDFHRNMIKGGIYMYPKSTKNPKGKLRLLYECNPMAFIAEQANGKASDGATRIMEIEPKELHERVPFICGSKNMVEKAEEFVRNHG; this is encoded by the coding sequence ATGTCCAAAAGAAATCAGACCTTAGGGGAATTTATCATAGAAAACCAAAATGCTTTTAAATACTCGTCTGGAGAGCTTTCAAAACTAATTAATTCCATTCGTTTAGCTGCTAAAGTTGTTAATCACGAAGTCAACAAAGCGGGTTTGGTGGATATTATTGGTGCCGCTGGAGACACTAATATTCAAGGTGAGGATCAACAAAAATTGGACGTTTATGCAAATGAAAAATTTATTCAGACTTTAACGAAACGAAATATTGTTTGTGGAATTGCCAGTGAAGAGGAAGATGATTTTATTACCATTAATAGTCAAGATGAAAATCATCAGAATAAATATGTGGTTTTAATTGACCCTTTGGATGGTTCCTCTAATATTGATGTCAATGTTTCTGTTGGCACCATTTTCTCTATTTACAGGCGCGTTACGCCTTTAGGCACGCCAGTTACAATTGACGATTTTTTGCAAAAAGGTATTCAGCAAGTTGCCGCTGGCTATGTCGTTTATGGCACCTCAACAATGTTGGTTTATACCACAGGGCATGGTGTTAATGGTTTTACATTAAATCCAGCGATTGGTTCTTATTATTTATCGCATCCAAATATGCAATTTCCCGAAGATGGACATATTTATTCCGTAAATGAAGGTAATTATGCAGATTTTCCTATGGGTATAAAAAAATATATTAAATACTGCCAAGAAGATGTGGACGATAGACCTTATACAAGTCGATACATTGGATCTCTAGTTTCAGATTTTCATAGAAACATGATTAAAGGTGGTATCTATATGTATCCAAAAAGCACCAAAAACCCGAAGGGAAAACTACGACTGTTATATGAGTGCAATCCTATGGCCTTTATCGCTGAGCAAGCTAATGGTAAAGCAAGTGACGGAGCAACTAGAATTA
- a CDS encoding GNAT family N-acetyltransferase, producing MNQPRLVNKLDMPRVFELIQELATFEKESDAVDISISDLENDGFGNHPKFTCFVLEVENTIEGIALVYPRYSTWKGEVLHLEDLIVSEKYRGKGLGTKLLDTVIKHAKVLGVKRVSWEVLDWNESAIKFYESKGANVMRDWNVVQLDETGIVNYLNQL from the coding sequence ATGAACCAACCAAGATTAGTCAACAAACTAGATATGCCAAGGGTTTTTGAACTCATTCAGGAACTGGCAACCTTCGAAAAAGAATCAGATGCTGTTGACATAAGCATTTCTGATTTAGAAAATGATGGTTTTGGTAACCATCCAAAGTTTACCTGTTTTGTTTTGGAAGTTGAAAATACTATTGAAGGTATTGCTTTGGTGTATCCGAGATATTCAACTTGGAAAGGCGAAGTTTTACATCTAGAAGATCTTATTGTAAGTGAAAAATACCGAGGTAAAGGCTTAGGAACTAAATTGCTGGATACAGTAATTAAACACGCCAAAGTATTAGGTGTTAAACGTGTAAGCTGGGAAGTTTTGGATTGGAATGAATCCGCCATAAAATTTTATGAAAGCAAAGGCGCAAATGTGATGCGCGATTGGAATGTAGTACAATTGGATGAAACAGGAATTGTTAATTATTTAAACCAATTATAA